Proteins co-encoded in one Acidobacteriota bacterium genomic window:
- the thpR gene encoding RNA 2',3'-cyclic phosphodiesterase, which yields MYRLFVAIDFPAWINEQLRAICFGLPRVRWVTESQMHLTLRFIGEVDGGVFRDVQEALQSIEAEPFSVTLQGLGFFPPRRNPEILWVGVASNPVLVRLRNKVESTLVRSGLAPEGRKFSAHVRIATIKDTPAGRLAQYLAVNNLFKTDPFRVDRFSLYSSYLASEGAIHNQEAVYELRGRRSLKE from the coding sequence GTGTACCGGTTATTTGTGGCCATAGATTTTCCCGCGTGGATCAACGAGCAGCTCAGGGCGATCTGTTTCGGTTTGCCGAGGGTGCGGTGGGTGACGGAAAGCCAGATGCACCTGACTCTTCGTTTCATAGGCGAGGTCGACGGCGGCGTATTCCGTGACGTCCAGGAGGCGCTCCAGTCGATTGAAGCAGAGCCGTTTTCGGTAACGCTTCAGGGGCTGGGCTTTTTCCCTCCCCGGCGGAACCCAGAGATTCTGTGGGTGGGGGTCGCTTCTAACCCGGTGCTGGTTCGCCTTCGTAACAAAGTCGAATCCACCCTGGTGCGCTCCGGCCTGGCGCCTGAAGGGCGCAAGTTCTCGGCTCACGTGAGGATTGCCACGATTAAAGACACTCCGGCCGGGCGTTTGGCGCAGTATCTTGCGGTCAACAACCTGTTCAAAACTGATCCGTTCAGGGTTGACCGCTTTTCCCTTTACTCCAGTTACCTGGCTTCAGAGGGTGCTATCCATAACCAGGAGGCGGTTTACGAATTGCGCGGCAGGAGGAGCCTGAAGGAATGA
- a CDS encoding thioredoxin-like domain-containing protein: MGRFVTLRWFLYAPAWMVLIVTLSCTGGHTQQQSDPGDAFMTDKQLEGLVTAPEFPTHLQWVNTDHPLTLKQLRGKVVLLDFWTFCCINCMHVLPDLRKLEEKYNDELVVIGVHSAKFANEQDTEQIRQAILRYEIAHPVVNDYRFEIWNSYGARAWPTLVLINPNGRIIGSHSGEGVFDAFDGIIARAVEYFDRKGELKRSAMEPLSVGEGTEPTALLFPGKVKADTRGKRLFISDSNHNRIIVADRTGAVADVIGSGSNGSGDGTFEEAAFFHPQGTCLVGDILYIADTENHLIRAADLKKRTVRTVLGTGKQARRSNVGGIATGVALNSPWDLVAHDGKLFIAMAGPHQIWVADLHTMEAAPHAGSGREDRLDGPLPDAALAQPSGITTDGTKLYFADSEVSSIRSASIAPDGTVETIIGHALFEFGDVDGGWEEARLQHPLGVVYKDGLLYVADTYNARVKVVDPETRTSTTYAGTGEHGLTDGPADEARFNEPSGITTLDDELFIADANNHQIRVLNMESRQVRTLVLTGLERFERPSSPRFAGRIVRLAPHRLRAGSAEITVDVNLPGGCKLAPGAPTLLHWQSSDEDVVQFARNDGETISFPFSLPARTASGTSDLTLEAVVYYCQGESSVCLLDNVRILVPVTVDTDGPSRLSVSLEVQRAET, from the coding sequence ATGGGTAGATTTGTAACACTGCGATGGTTCTTGTACGCGCCGGCGTGGATGGTGCTGATCGTAACTCTCTCGTGCACCGGCGGCCATACCCAGCAGCAGTCAGACCCCGGAGACGCGTTTATGACAGACAAGCAGTTGGAAGGGCTCGTTACCGCCCCGGAATTCCCGACGCACCTTCAATGGGTTAATACCGACCACCCCCTGACTCTCAAGCAGCTTCGCGGCAAGGTGGTCCTTCTGGATTTCTGGACGTTTTGCTGCATCAACTGTATGCATGTGCTGCCCGACCTGCGAAAACTGGAAGAGAAATACAACGACGAACTGGTGGTAATCGGTGTTCATTCCGCCAAGTTCGCCAACGAACAGGACACGGAGCAGATCCGGCAGGCAATCTTACGCTATGAAATCGCGCACCCGGTAGTCAACGATTACCGATTCGAGATATGGAACAGCTACGGCGCACGTGCCTGGCCGACGCTGGTCTTGATCAACCCGAACGGCAGGATCATTGGCTCGCACTCCGGCGAGGGAGTCTTTGACGCTTTTGACGGGATCATCGCCCGCGCTGTCGAATACTTCGACAGGAAAGGCGAACTGAAACGGAGCGCAATGGAGCCGTTGTCCGTCGGCGAAGGCACGGAGCCGACAGCCCTGCTTTTCCCCGGCAAAGTCAAGGCCGACACACGAGGCAAACGGCTCTTCATAAGCGATTCCAATCACAACCGCATCATTGTGGCGGACAGGACCGGTGCGGTGGCCGATGTCATTGGCAGCGGCTCCAACGGGTCAGGAGACGGCACCTTTGAAGAGGCCGCGTTCTTCCACCCACAGGGGACCTGTCTCGTCGGCGACATTCTGTATATTGCCGACACGGAAAACCACCTTATCCGTGCGGCGGATCTGAAAAAGCGAACAGTCCGCACCGTACTGGGAACCGGCAAACAGGCCCGACGGTCAAATGTCGGAGGGATCGCCACCGGGGTCGCCCTGAACTCACCGTGGGATCTCGTGGCGCACGATGGCAAGCTGTTTATTGCCATGGCCGGACCGCATCAAATCTGGGTGGCTGACTTGCACACCATGGAAGCAGCGCCGCACGCCGGCTCAGGCCGCGAGGATCGCCTTGACGGGCCGTTGCCGGACGCCGCCCTGGCTCAACCCAGCGGCATTACGACGGACGGCACGAAATTGTACTTCGCTGACAGTGAAGTCTCATCCATACGGTCAGCCTCAATTGCACCCGATGGCACTGTGGAAACGATTATCGGCCATGCCCTCTTCGAGTTCGGTGATGTCGACGGTGGCTGGGAAGAGGCGCGGCTCCAGCACCCCCTTGGTGTCGTATATAAGGACGGGCTCCTCTACGTCGCTGACACCTACAATGCCAGAGTCAAGGTCGTCGACCCGGAGACTCGAACCAGTACTACATATGCGGGCACCGGTGAGCACGGTCTGACCGACGGTCCCGCCGACGAGGCACGCTTCAATGAACCGAGCGGCATCACAACTCTGGATGACGAGCTGTTTATCGCCGACGCCAATAACCATCAGATACGCGTATTGAACATGGAAAGCAGGCAGGTGCGGACGCTGGTCCTTACCGGACTGGAACGATTCGAGCGCCCGTCATCGCCCCGGTTCGCGGGTCGGATAGTCCGGCTGGCTCCCCACCGGCTGCGCGCGGGAAGCGCGGAAATTACGGTCGATGTGAACCTGCCGGGCGGCTGCAAACTGGCCCCGGGAGCACCTACCCTTCTTCACTGGCAGTCCAGCGACGAGGATGTCGTTCAATTCGCCCGCAACGACGGGGAAACCATCAGCTTTCCCTTCAGCCTGCCTGCCCGAACAGCAAGCGGAACGAGCGATCTGACGCTTGAAGCCGTCGTGTACTACTGCCAAGGCGAGTCAAGTGTCTGTCTGCTCGACAATGTGCGAATCCTCGTGCCGGTGACGGTTGACACCGACGGTCCGAGCCGCCTCTCCGTCTCGCTGGAGGTGCAGCGGGCGGAGACGTAA
- a CDS encoding ferritin, with protein sequence MKMISDKMAARLNEQVKNEFFAFWSYLAMAYSFESMGFKGFAQWFFAQADEEKGHATKIAGYLLDQGAEVILQPLPEPKAKYASVEEIIKAAQQHELKVTKQVHEIVDLAVAENDHATRKFIDWKVEEQVEEVSTITAMLELVQKCETPGQLLMMESQLSRGEG encoded by the coding sequence ATGAAGATGATTTCGGACAAGATGGCCGCTCGCCTGAACGAGCAGGTCAAAAACGAGTTCTTTGCCTTCTGGTCATATCTTGCCATGGCCTATTCTTTCGAATCGATGGGCTTCAAGGGTTTCGCCCAGTGGTTCTTCGCCCAGGCGGACGAGGAGAAGGGGCATGCCACGAAGATTGCCGGCTACCTGCTCGACCAGGGAGCGGAAGTAATTCTCCAGCCACTGCCCGAACCCAAGGCGAAGTACGCGTCGGTCGAGGAGATCATCAAGGCGGCACAGCAGCACGAACTGAAAGTAACCAAGCAGGTGCACGAGATTGTCGATTTGGCCGTGGCCGAGAACGACCACGCCACTCGCAAGTTCATCGACTGGAAGGTCGAAGAACAGGTGGAGGAAGTGTCGACGATTACGGCGATGCTGGAACTGGTTCAGAAGTGCGAAACGCCCGGACAACTGCTCATGATGGAGAGTCAACTCTCGCGGGGCGAAGGCTGA
- a CDS encoding DUF4402 domain-containing protein, whose amino-acid sequence MNVGRCFLGVLVVMGLTTSDSAGQNATSIAGLAFGNVFPGVPKVVSKYTAGAAAEFLITGTAGDEVSIDFTLPTYMNMNGFNMQLVFQDMDCAMDSSASPDQSNPGYDDLDPWDVITYRLGSSGLTVWLGGMLVPKIGQPPGDYSAVIVLTVAYTGS is encoded by the coding sequence ATGAACGTGGGCCGGTGTTTCCTCGGCGTTCTGGTGGTCATGGGGCTGACCACGTCTGATTCGGCCGGTCAGAACGCCACGAGCATCGCCGGTCTCGCTTTCGGCAACGTGTTTCCCGGTGTTCCCAAGGTAGTATCCAAGTACACGGCCGGGGCGGCGGCGGAATTCCTGATAACCGGCACCGCCGGCGACGAGGTTTCGATTGATTTCACTCTCCCGACCTATATGAACATGAACGGCTTCAACATGCAGCTGGTTTTCCAGGACATGGACTGCGCCATGGATTCCAGCGCCTCCCCGGACCAGAGTAATCCGGGGTATGACGATCTTGACCCGTGGGACGTGATTACGTACCGGCTTGGCTCGAGCGGCCTGACCGTCTGGCTGGGGGGCATGCTGGTGCCGAAGATCGGGCAGCCGCCCGGCGATTACTCGGCCGTTATCGTTCTTACCGTGGCCTACACCGGCAGTTGA
- a CDS encoding ROK family protein, which produces MKTNNSLLSRVLGVDIGGSGTRAAPVDVRTGTLSAAPYRVPLTESSTPETVMATISETLAHFGWSGPLGCGYPGVVRDGVANSAANVSSAWLNVNVRQKLTALTGGPVVVINDADAAGLAEMHFGAGRTRNHAAGGTVLMITLGTGIGSAFFHNGRLFPNTEFGHVYLPQGIEGEALAAGSIRVSDDLSWEDWGTRVNLYLQEMDKLISPDLIIIGGGVSENFDRFKPYLTVKPDVVPARMGNDAGIVGAALAVLLPDREQI; this is translated from the coding sequence ATGAAAACAAACAACTCACTGCTTTCACGTGTCCTCGGAGTCGACATCGGCGGCAGCGGAACCAGGGCCGCACCGGTTGACGTCCGAACCGGCACCCTGTCGGCCGCACCGTATCGCGTGCCGCTCACCGAAAGCTCGACACCCGAAACCGTCATGGCCACCATAAGCGAGACACTGGCCCATTTCGGTTGGTCCGGACCCCTCGGCTGCGGCTACCCGGGAGTGGTCAGGGACGGCGTAGCGAATTCCGCGGCCAACGTCTCGAGCGCCTGGCTGAACGTAAACGTGCGTCAGAAACTAACCGCACTGACCGGCGGCCCGGTGGTTGTGATCAACGACGCTGATGCCGCCGGTTTGGCCGAGATGCATTTCGGCGCCGGACGGACTCGCAACCACGCCGCCGGGGGCACCGTGCTTATGATTACGCTCGGCACCGGGATCGGCAGCGCTTTCTTTCACAACGGACGACTGTTCCCCAACACCGAGTTCGGACACGTCTACCTGCCGCAGGGGATCGAGGGCGAAGCCCTGGCCGCCGGGTCTATCCGGGTAAGCGACGACCTCTCCTGGGAAGACTGGGGTACCCGCGTGAACCTGTACCTTCAGGAGATGGACAAGCTGATCTCACCCGATCTGATTATCATCGGTGGCGGCGTGAGCGAGAATTTCGACCGCTTCAAACCGTACCTGACGGTCAAACCGGACGTCGTGCCGGCTCGAATGGGCAACGATGCCGGTATTGTGGGCGCCGCCCTGGCCGTTCTTCTGCCTGACAGGGAACAAATCTGA
- a CDS encoding S9 family peptidase, translating into MIFRKLHRPAWLGLVVSCLLAIALLRAEQLTPPAAKTELTADTIFDTVLTDEYSWLRGKEKPEVIDYLKAENAYTAAVMKHTEPLQEKLYAEMKARIKETDLSVPVRHGDFYYYDRMEEGKQYRIYCRKKGSLDAQEQVLLDVNVLAEGKYFMDIGPYAVSPDHSLLAYGTDDDGSERYSLRIKDLDSGELYPDAIENVTSDVVWANDNQTLFYTVPDDAWRPYRLYRHRLGADPSEDTLVYEEDDDAFWLGIERTKSDVYLLLEAGSQTSTEIRFLRADDPYGRFRLIHPRQPKMEYGAAHHGDRFYIWTNEEATNFKLLSAPVDDPRKENWVELIPHRDSVKIDGVEMFADFMVVYERKNGLKAMRVTDLAADETHYVTFPEPVYTFYGHDNPEFRSETVRLTYTSLITPNSIYDYNMRTRERELKKRKEVLGGYDPGAYESKRLFATTCDSTRVPISLVYRKGLVTDGDNPTLLYGYGAYGISMDPWFSTNRISYLDRGFVWAVAHVRGGGEMGRRWYEDGRLLNKKNTFTDFIACAEYLIEQKYTRPEKLAVAGGSAGGLLIGAVVNVRSDLFQAVVADVPFVDIMNTMLDESIPLTVIEYDEWGNPNVEEYFRYMLSYSPYDNVRPKNYPNLLITAGINDTRVHYWEPAKWTARLRAVNTGSNRLLLKTNMGAGHSGASGRYDYLREIAFEYAFVLDCLGITE; encoded by the coding sequence ATGATTTTCAGAAAACTACACCGGCCGGCCTGGCTGGGCCTGGTGGTCTCGTGTCTGCTCGCGATCGCTCTGTTACGGGCGGAGCAGTTGACGCCTCCGGCGGCTAAAACCGAACTCACGGCTGACACCATCTTCGATACCGTCCTTACGGACGAGTACTCCTGGTTGCGGGGTAAGGAGAAACCGGAAGTAATCGACTACCTGAAGGCCGAAAACGCATACACGGCAGCGGTCATGAAACACACCGAACCGCTCCAGGAAAAGCTGTACGCGGAGATGAAGGCCCGTATCAAGGAAACCGACCTGTCCGTTCCCGTCAGACACGGCGACTTTTACTACTACGATCGCATGGAAGAAGGCAAGCAGTATCGGATTTACTGCCGCAAGAAGGGTTCGCTTGACGCTCAGGAGCAGGTGCTTCTGGACGTCAATGTGCTTGCCGAAGGCAAGTACTTCATGGATATCGGGCCGTACGCTGTCAGTCCTGACCACTCGCTCCTGGCCTACGGCACGGACGACGACGGCTCTGAACGGTATAGCCTGCGGATCAAGGACCTTGATTCGGGCGAGCTTTACCCGGACGCCATCGAAAACGTCACCAGCGACGTGGTTTGGGCCAACGACAACCAAACGTTGTTCTACACGGTACCGGACGACGCCTGGCGGCCGTACCGTCTGTACCGGCACCGGCTCGGGGCAGATCCTTCTGAAGACACGCTCGTTTATGAGGAGGATGACGACGCCTTCTGGCTGGGCATCGAAAGGACCAAGTCCGACGTATACCTGCTGCTGGAGGCGGGAAGCCAGACCTCGACGGAGATACGCTTTCTCAGGGCGGATGATCCGTACGGCCGGTTTCGACTGATTCATCCCCGGCAACCCAAAATGGAATACGGCGCAGCGCACCACGGTGACCGTTTTTACATCTGGACAAATGAGGAGGCCACGAACTTCAAGCTCCTTTCGGCGCCGGTTGATGATCCCCGAAAAGAAAACTGGGTAGAACTGATCCCCCACCGTGACAGCGTCAAGATTGACGGCGTCGAGATGTTCGCTGACTTCATGGTCGTCTACGAACGCAAGAACGGTTTGAAGGCCATGCGCGTGACGGACCTTGCGGCCGACGAGACTCACTACGTGACGTTTCCCGAGCCGGTGTATACTTTCTACGGTCACGACAATCCTGAATTCAGGAGCGAGACCGTGCGCCTGACCTATACGTCACTGATTACCCCGAATTCAATCTACGACTACAACATGCGCACCAGGGAGCGGGAGCTCAAGAAGCGGAAGGAGGTGTTGGGTGGGTACGATCCCGGTGCCTACGAGTCGAAACGTCTTTTCGCCACGACGTGCGACAGCACGCGTGTCCCCATCTCCCTGGTTTACCGGAAGGGCCTGGTCACGGACGGCGACAATCCGACCCTTCTGTACGGTTACGGGGCGTACGGGATAAGCATGGATCCGTGGTTTTCGACCAATCGCATCAGCTATCTTGACCGGGGGTTTGTCTGGGCCGTTGCCCACGTTCGCGGTGGCGGGGAGATGGGGCGGCGGTGGTACGAGGACGGCCGGTTGTTGAACAAGAAGAACACGTTCACCGACTTCATCGCCTGTGCCGAATACTTGATCGAGCAGAAGTACACGCGACCGGAGAAGCTTGCGGTCGCGGGCGGAAGCGCGGGCGGCTTGTTGATCGGCGCGGTTGTGAACGTGCGATCCGATCTGTTTCAGGCGGTGGTGGCCGACGTTCCGTTCGTCGACATCATGAACACGATGCTGGATGAATCGATTCCGCTGACGGTTATCGAGTATGATGAATGGGGCAACCCGAACGTCGAGGAGTATTTCCGGTACATGTTGTCTTACTCTCCGTACGACAACGTGCGGCCGAAAAACTACCCGAATCTGCTGATAACGGCCGGGATCAACGACACTCGCGTCCACTACTGGGAACCGGCCAAGTGGACGGCCAGGCTGCGCGCCGTGAACACCGGGTCCAACCGCCTTCTGCTGAAGACAAACATGGGAGCCGGCCACAGCGGCGCTTCGGGCAGGTACGACTACTTGAGAGAGATTGCCTTCGAATACGCCTTCGTACTTGACTGCCTCGGCATCACTGAGTGA
- a CDS encoding T9SS type A sorting domain-containing protein: MQIGSKAMITAFGRKLFCTLVSAILLVAGASGVKAQGVVWSTNYGGIYNEQGHSACSLPDGGYAVLGATYSFGDGDHDIYLLRLNSFGDTIWTRHYGGAAADYGFDIQPAAGNGFVIVGVTQSYGLGKGDVYLIRLDSLGELLWSRTYGGTELDEGHSVRQTGDGGYIICGTTNSSGAGYADLYLVKTDANGNVQWTRTYGGAGGESGSAVRVTAQGGYIAVGSTGSFGEGYSSLYVVRTDAAGDSLWAAAYGGSKADFGYSVEGTSDDGYVFVGASASFGLGYTDAYLLKTDADGFVQWQEAYGGAKDDRAYAVRCTADGGYILAGTTESFGNGKIDCYVVRTDPAGVPVWTQTYGGRYSDFCRNLVTQTGSFCLIGYSYSYTAGGSDIYVLKAYADQMTAVPEDDEPPLPAGLRLAQNYPNPFNLSTTIEFAVSNRSPARLTIFNVLGRKVAEWVFASVPAGTSSVVWDGCNASGNVVTSGVYFYRLVTGTAVQTKKMVLIK, from the coding sequence ATGCAGATAGGATCTAAGGCGATGATTACCGCGTTCGGCCGAAAGCTCTTTTGTACGCTCGTTTCGGCAATCCTGCTTGTTGCCGGCGCTTCCGGAGTGAAGGCACAGGGCGTCGTCTGGTCAACCAACTACGGCGGCATCTACAACGAACAGGGCCACTCCGCGTGCAGCCTGCCTGACGGCGGGTACGCGGTCCTGGGTGCCACCTACTCATTCGGTGACGGTGACCACGACATATACCTCCTGCGGCTCAACTCCTTCGGGGACACGATCTGGACACGGCACTATGGGGGCGCCGCCGCCGACTACGGCTTCGATATCCAGCCGGCGGCCGGCAACGGGTTTGTTATCGTCGGAGTCACTCAGTCGTACGGGCTTGGCAAGGGCGACGTTTATCTCATCAGGCTCGATTCGCTGGGTGAGCTTCTGTGGTCGCGAACTTACGGTGGAACGGAACTCGACGAGGGGCACTCGGTACGTCAAACCGGTGACGGCGGATACATCATCTGCGGCACCACCAATTCTTCCGGTGCCGGATACGCCGATCTGTACCTGGTCAAGACGGATGCCAACGGCAACGTTCAGTGGACCCGGACCTATGGCGGAGCCGGCGGCGAGTCGGGTTCGGCCGTCCGCGTGACCGCGCAGGGAGGCTATATCGCCGTCGGTTCGACCGGGTCGTTCGGCGAAGGGTACAGCAGCCTCTACGTTGTGAGAACCGACGCTGCCGGTGATTCCTTGTGGGCCGCGGCGTACGGCGGCAGCAAGGCGGACTTTGGCTACTCGGTTGAGGGGACCTCCGACGATGGGTATGTCTTTGTTGGCGCCAGCGCCTCCTTCGGACTCGGCTATACTGACGCGTACCTGCTGAAAACCGATGCCGATGGTTTCGTCCAGTGGCAGGAGGCTTACGGCGGCGCCAAGGACGACCGGGCGTACGCCGTACGGTGCACGGCGGACGGCGGCTACATTCTTGCGGGAACGACCGAGTCATTCGGAAACGGTAAGATTGACTGCTACGTCGTTCGAACCGACCCGGCCGGAGTGCCGGTATGGACACAGACCTACGGAGGCCGCTATTCTGATTTCTGCCGCAACCTCGTAACCCAGACAGGCTCTTTCTGCCTGATCGGTTATTCATACTCATACACGGCGGGCGGATCGGATATCTATGTCCTTAAAGCCTACGCCGACCAGATGACAGCGGTGCCGGAGGACGACGAGCCTCCGCTGCCGGCCGGCCTTCGGTTGGCGCAAAACTACCCTAACCCCTTCAACCTTTCAACCACCATTGAGTTTGCCGTGTCGAACCGTTCCCCGGCTCGCCTGACTATTTTCAACGTGCTCGGCCGCAAAGTCGCCGAGTGGGTGTTTGCCTCCGTGCCGGCGGGCACAAGCTCCGTGGTGTGGGACGGCTGCAATGCCTCGGGCAACGTGGTCACCTCCGGTGTTTACTTCTACCGCCTGGTAACCGGCACAGCGGTACAGACCAAGAAAATGGTGTTGATCAAGTAG
- a CDS encoding thioesterase family protein has product MVTFGTSVRLHDTDAAGLLFFGHQFTIAHDAYETFMEQIGCGFARIIREEDFLLPIVHAEADYRAELFVGDRLTVRLTVEDVGDTSFTLAYDLLGDDGKSAGTVRTVHVCMDKAGRKKKPLPDGLRRALTAHL; this is encoded by the coding sequence ATGGTAACTTTTGGGACCTCGGTAAGACTTCATGACACGGATGCCGCCGGCCTTCTTTTTTTCGGGCATCAGTTCACGATCGCCCACGACGCATACGAGACGTTCATGGAGCAGATCGGCTGCGGTTTCGCCCGGATCATTCGGGAAGAAGATTTCCTCCTGCCGATTGTGCACGCCGAGGCGGATTACCGGGCCGAGCTGTTTGTGGGTGACCGGCTGACCGTCCGGCTGACGGTTGAAGATGTCGGTGACACGTCGTTCACGCTTGCCTACGATTTGCTGGGCGACGACGGCAAATCTGCCGGCACCGTGAGAACGGTGCACGTGTGCATGGACAAGGCGGGGCGGAAGAAAAAACCGTTGCCTGACGGTCTCCGCCGGGCGCTAACGGCTCACCTGTAG
- the pepF gene encoding oligoendopeptidase F has protein sequence MKQRQVTAVVMITFAALAFGWVLAGSAAAQSGAVPQRSDIDDQYKWRVEDMYDNLEAWEADYALLESRIGSFEQYKGHLGDSPDMLLGCLKLSDSLSSVISNLYVYAYLKLDEDNRQSEFQELGGRASAMDSRFEEARSFVEPEILTLDKAKLESFLQQNPELESYRFYLEDQMRLKEHILSAEEEAILALSGPLAGSPLKIFNMIDNADHTLGKVIDGEGNVIELTRGRYYKLLREPDRELRRQANDTAQQSWMKYANTLSATLGASLDKDLFFTKAHGYNTCLDMSLDNNNIPVSVFHNLIKTVNANLAPLHKWVSLRKRILGYDTLYTYDLSVRLVPEFEREYTYEEARDIILNGLKPMGEQYVRDLEHGLNSGWVDWYETEGKGSGAYSWGTYTSHPYILLNFTGALDDIFALAHEMGHAVHSYYTNRTEPYVYHGHSMFTAEVASTCNDAVLMKYLIANARDKQEKIALLDYYINQIEGTFFTQVMFSEFENVIHERIESGDAVSVDYFRKTYRDIFQKYEGPDLVIGENNDMGCLKLYHFYRLYYVYQYATSYAAAQMISQSILEEKPGVLDKYMQFLATGSSEYPVEVLKQAGVDMTSPEPVERTIKLFGELVDELERLLDES, from the coding sequence ATGAAGCAAAGACAAGTGACAGCCGTGGTTATGATCACTTTTGCGGCCCTGGCCTTTGGCTGGGTGCTGGCCGGCAGCGCCGCCGCCCAGTCCGGCGCGGTGCCGCAGCGATCCGACATTGACGACCAGTACAAGTGGCGGGTCGAGGACATGTACGACAACCTGGAGGCCTGGGAGGCGGATTACGCGTTGCTCGAGTCCCGTATCGGGAGTTTCGAGCAGTACAAGGGTCATCTGGGCGATTCTCCGGACATGCTTCTGGGCTGCCTTAAGTTGTCGGACAGCCTCTCGTCCGTAATCTCGAACCTGTACGTGTACGCGTACCTGAAACTGGACGAGGACAACCGGCAAAGCGAGTTCCAGGAACTGGGCGGCCGGGCCTCGGCCATGGATTCCCGGTTCGAGGAAGCCAGGTCATTCGTGGAACCGGAGATTCTCACCCTGGACAAGGCCAAACTGGAGTCGTTCCTGCAGCAAAACCCGGAACTCGAGTCGTACCGGTTCTACCTGGAAGATCAGATGCGGCTTAAGGAACACATTCTATCTGCTGAAGAAGAAGCCATCCTCGCGCTGAGCGGGCCCCTGGCCGGCTCGCCGCTAAAAATTTTCAACATGATCGACAACGCCGACCATACGCTGGGAAAGGTCATCGACGGCGAGGGCAACGTCATCGAACTGACCAGGGGACGCTACTACAAGCTCCTCAGGGAGCCGGACCGCGAGCTTCGCAGACAGGCCAACGACACCGCACAGCAGTCATGGATGAAGTACGCCAACACGCTTTCCGCCACCCTGGGGGCGTCGCTCGATAAGGACCTGTTCTTTACAAAAGCCCACGGATACAATACGTGCCTTGATATGTCACTGGACAACAACAACATTCCCGTGTCCGTATTCCACAACCTGATCAAGACCGTCAACGCCAACCTGGCCCCGCTGCATAAATGGGTGAGCCTGCGCAAGCGGATCCTCGGGTACGACACGCTGTATACGTACGACCTCTCGGTCCGCCTGGTTCCCGAGTTCGAACGAGAGTACACCTACGAGGAAGCCCGGGACATCATTCTCAACGGACTCAAGCCGATGGGCGAGCAGTACGTCCGCGACCTGGAACACGGCCTCAACTCCGGGTGGGTCGACTGGTACGAGACTGAAGGAAAGGGATCGGGAGCGTACAGTTGGGGAACGTACACGTCCCACCCGTACATCCTCCTGAATTTCACGGGCGCCCTCGATGATATATTCGCCCTGGCCCATGAGATGGGTCACGCCGTTCACAGCTACTACACCAATCGAACCGAACCGTACGTGTACCACGGACATTCGATGTTCACCGCCGAAGTCGCCTCGACGTGCAACGACGCGGTGCTGATGAAGTACCTCATCGCCAACGCCAGGGACAAACAGGAGAAAATCGCCCTCCTGGATTACTACATCAACCAGATTGAGGGTACGTTCTTCACACAGGTGATGTTTTCCGAGTTCGAGAACGTCATACACGAGCGGATTGAAAGCGGCGATGCCGTTTCGGTGGACTACTTTCGCAAAACCTACCGGGACATTTTCCAGAAGTACGAGGGTCCCGACCTCGTGATCGGCGAGAACAACGACATGGGGTGCCTCAAGTTGTACCACTTCTACCGCCTGTACTACGTCTACCAGTATGCGACGAGCTACGCGGCCGCCCAGATGATCTCGCAGAGCATCCTGGAGGAAAAGCCCGGGGTCCTGGACAAGTACATGCAGTTTCTTGCCACCGGCTCATCGGAGTATCCGGTCGAAGTCCTCAAACAGGCCGGTGTCGACATGACCAGCCCGGAGCCGGTTGAGCGAACCATCAAGCTCTTCGGCGAACTGGTCGACGAACTGGAACGGCTGCTCGACGAAAGCTGA
- a CDS encoding secondary thiamine-phosphate synthase enzyme YjbQ, whose amino-acid sequence MKSLRKELWFSTPTRRAFVNITPEVDKCVSESGVQEGLVLVNAMHITASVFINDDEKGLHEDYEAWLEQLAPHEPVSRYRHNLTGEDNGDAHLKRQVMGREVVVAITGGELDFGPWEQIFYGEFDGRRRKRVLVKIIGE is encoded by the coding sequence ATGAAGAGCTTGCGTAAGGAACTGTGGTTCAGCACTCCCACTCGACGAGCCTTTGTGAACATCACCCCCGAGGTCGATAAGTGCGTCAGTGAAAGCGGAGTGCAGGAGGGACTGGTCCTGGTAAACGCCATGCACATCACGGCCTCGGTGTTTATCAACGATGACGAGAAAGGCCTGCACGAGGATTACGAGGCGTGGCTCGAGCAACTTGCGCCCCATGAGCCGGTATCGCGGTACCGGCACAACCTGACCGGCGAGGACAACGGCGACGCCCACCTCAAGCGGCAGGTGATGGGCCGCGAAGTGGTGGTCGCGATCACGGGCGGCGAACTCGACTTCGGTCCCTGGGAGCAGATATTTTACGGGGAATTCGACGGCCGCCGTCGTAAGCGCGTACTGGTGAAGATAATCGGAGAATAG